A window of Caldilineales bacterium genomic DNA:
ATGGCCGGCAAGGGCAGCCTGCGCTGGGATCATCCCCTGAACCTGGGCGCCATTGGCGTCACCGGGACGCTGGCGGCCAACCGCATTGCTCGCGACGCCGATCTCGTCATCGGCATCGGCACCCGCTACAGTGACTTCACCACGGCCTCGAAGACTGCCTGGCAGAACCCGGACGTGCGCTTCATCAACCTCAATGTGGCCGAGTTCGACGCCGGCAAGCACAATGGCCTGGCGCTGATCGGCGATGCGCAGGTCACGCTGGACGAGCTGGCCGGGTTGTTGGCGGGCCATGCCGTGGCCGACGACTATCGGGCCGAAGCCCGGCGGCTGCACGACGAATGGGACGCCGAGGTGCAGCGCATCTACGACCTTCGCCTCAGCCCATTGCCCAGCCAGGGCGAGTTGATCGGCGTGACCAATGACTTGTCCGGCCCCGACGCCATCCTGCTCAACGCCGCCGGTTCCATGCCCGGCGACCTGCACAAACTCTGGCGGGCGACGCACCCCAAGAACTTCCATCTGGAATACGGATACAGCTGCATGGGCTATGAGATTGCCGGCGGGCTGGGCGCCAAGATGGCAGCGCCGGAGCGGGATGTCTTTGTCATCGTCGGCGACGGCGCCTGGCTGATGCTCTCGTCCGAGCTGGTGACGTCACTCCAGCTTGGGGTGAAGCTGATCGTGCTGTTGTGGGACAACGGCGGTTTCAAGAGCATCGGCTCGCTCAGCCGTTCGTTGGGGCTGGATGGTTTCGGCACCCGCTTTGTCAAACCGGCTGCTGGGGTGCTGGTGGGCGATTCGGCCGCCGCCGAGCCGCTGGCGATCGATTTCGCCCTGAACGCTCGCAGCCTGGGCGCCCATGTGATCGAGTGCGCGACGGGCGATGAGTACGGGGCCGCGCTCATGGCCGCCAAAGCGGCCGACCGCACCACCGTGGTGGTGATCAAGAACGACCGCCTGCACGCCGTGCCCGGCTACGAAAGCTGGTGGGATGTGGCCGTGCCGGAGGTGAGCACACTGCCTTCGGTGCAGGCGGCGCGCGCACAATACGAGGAGATGCGGGCCAAGGAGCAGCATTTCCTCTAGCTCTTGCTTCGGTCAGGTGATGGAGATCCGCCATGAGTGACAACACCTTCGCTTCCCGGCGCATCGGCGTCGGCGTCATCGGCGTCGGCGGCATGGGCGAACGCCACGCCCGCAACCTCGCCCACGCGGCGCCGTCCGCCCGCCTGGTGGCGCTCATGGATGTGGAGCCGGCGCAACTGCGGCGGGTGGCCGAGGCGTGCGGCGTTTCCCGCACCTTCAACGACGGCCAGGAGTTGATCGACCATCCCGATGTCGAGGCCGTGCTGATCGCTGCGCCCGACCGTTTTCATGCCCCCCTCAGTCAGGCCTGCCTCGACGCCGGCAAGCCCGTGCTCTGCGAGAAGCCGCTGGCCCTGACCGCGCCCGAGGCGCGCCGCCTGGTGGATGCCGAGGTGGCCCTGGGCCGCCGTCTGATCCAGGTCGGCCTGATGCGCGAGTACGATCCGGCGCATCTCAAGGTCAAACAGACGGTCGATAGCGGCGCACTCGGCCGGGCGCTGGCCTTCCACGCCCTGCATGTCAACGTCGGCTCCGCCACCCCGCGCACCATCGCCGACGTGATCACCAACTCGGCCGTCCACGACCTGCACTCGGCCCGCTGGCTGATGAACGATGAGGTGGTGCGTGTCTACACCGCCCACGCCCCCTACCGCCCCGAACGGCCCGACACGGCGCGGCTGGTGCTGATCCATCTGCATTTTCGCCGTGGCGGCATCGGTCACATCGAATGCAACGTCGAGGCGGGCTACGGCTATGAGGTGGAGGTCAAGATCACGGGCGAGACCGGCGCCGTGCAAACCGCGCCGCCGCAAAACCCTCTGCTCCGCCAGCGCCATCTGCGCGGGCAGTGGGTGGAGGAGAACTGGCTGCAACGCTTCGAGGCCGCTTACCTCGAGGAGGTGCGAGCGTGGATCGGATCGTTGCTGGTGGGCGCCCCCACCGGCCCCTCGGCCTGGGATGGCTACATGTCCCTGCTTGTCGCCGACGCTTGCATCGCCTCTGCCCAAAGCGGACAGCCGGTGGACGTCGACATCCCCCCGATGGCCGCCATCTACCGCCGCCCCTGAACCCCGACCGTACCGCCGCCCCTGAACCCCGACCGTCAGGGAGGGGCCACACGAGGCCGCACCCCAACCGTCAGGGCGGGGCCACCCCACCACCGCACCCCGACCGTCAGGGAGGGGCCACCCCACCACCGCACCCCGACCGTCAGGGAGGGGCCACCCCACCACCGCACCCCGACCGTCAGGGCGGGGCCACCCCACCACCGCACCCCAACCGTCAGGGCGGGGCCACCCCAACCATCAGGATTACCTACGATGAGTCACCCGATCAACGTCGGCAATGCGCCCTGTTCTTGGGGCGTGATCGAAAACGTCGAAGGCGAGCGCAGCGGCTTTGCCAGAGTGCTGGACGAGATGCACGCCACCGGCTATCTCGGCACCGAACTGGGCGATTGGGGCTTCATGCCCACCGACCCCGAGCTTCTGCGCGCCGAACTGGCGGCGCGCGACCTCAAGCTCCTGGCCTCGTGGGTGAGCGTCAAGCTGCACGACCGCGCCGGCCATGCCGCCAGCGAGGCCGACGCCGTGCGCACCGCCCGCCAGCTGGCCGTGGTGGGCGGCGTCGATAACCTGATCGTGCTGGGCAATGACCCTTACATGGATCCCATCCGCAGGCTATGCGCCGGGCGCATCCGGCCCGACCAGGGCATGAGCGACGCCCAGTGGCAGGCCTTCGCCGACGGCGCCCATCGCGTCGCCCAGGCGGTCAAGCGCGAGACGGGTCTGCGCACGGTCGTGCATCACCACATCGGCACCTGGATCGAGACGCCGGCCGAGACGGCCCGGCTGCTGGAGATGACCGACCCGAACTTGCTGGGGCTGTGTTTCGACACCGGCCACTACCGCTACGGCGGCGGCGATCCGCTCACCGGCCTCCGCCGCCACGCCGACCGCATCTGGCATGTGCACTTCAAAGACCAGGACCCGGCGGTGGCAGGTCGCGCCCGCGCCGAGGGTCTGGACGGCGTGACGGCGGTGGGGATGGGTTTGTTCTGCGAGCTGGGCCAGGGCGACGTCGATTTCCCCGCCGTCCTGGCCGAGTTGCGGGCGCTGGGCTACGCCGGCTGGATCGTGGTCGAGCAGGATGTCTTGCCCGGCATGGGCAGCCCCAAAGCCAGCGCCGCCCGCAACCGCGCCTATCTCAGAAGCATCGGTCTCTGAGCGGCGGGGGCGGCCGGCTCAGGCCAGGGCGACGTCCAGCTTCTTGAACGCCTCCACCTGCCCGCGGATGGCGCGCTCGGTGGGCAGGCGCTCGATGCTGGAGGCGCCGTAGAAGCCGACGATGCCGGGCATCTTCTTCAGGGCCACGCCCACGTTGTCCGGCTCATCGAACGGCCCGCCGTGGCAGATCACCATCAAGTCCGAGCGCAACGACCAGCCAGCCTCGGCCATCGCCATCACCCGGTCGATGGCTTCGTCCAGCGTGAAGGCTTTGGCGGCGCCGATGCTGCCGGCGGTGGTCAGACCGACATGACAGACGAGCAAATCGCAGCCAGCCTCGGTCATCGCCCGCGCTTCGTCCGGGGTGAAGGCATAGGGCGAGGTGAACAGGTTCATCTCGTGGGCCAGGGCGATCATCGCCACCTCTTTGTCGTAGCCCATGCTGGTGGCTTCGATGTTGGCCCGGAAATCGCCGTCGAACAGGCCGACGGTGGGGAAGTTCTGGACGCCGGAGAAGCCGATGTTCTTGACTTTGCGTAGGAAGACGGGCATCTGGCGGAAGGGGTCGGTGCCGCACACGCCCGCCAGCACCGGCGTGTCCTTGACCACCGGTAGGACTTCGGCGGCCATCTCCATGACGATGCCGTTGGCGTCGCCGTAGGGCAGCAGCCCGGCCAGCGACCCGCGCCCGGCCATGCGGTAGCGCCCGGAGTTGTAGATGATGATGAGGTCGGCGCCGCCGGCTTCGGCGAATTTGGCCGAGATGCCAGTGCCTGCGCCGCAGCCGACGATGGGCCGTTTGGCTTCGATTTGCGCTTGCAGGCGCTTCAGAATCCGTTTACGTTTGATGCGAGCCATTTATTTTCTCCGTTTTTTTGGACACGGATACACACGGATGGACACGGATGAAAACAAAAAACAGAATCCCTTTTCATCCACTTCGATCTGTGTCCTAAAACATGCTTAGCAGCAAATCGACTGCTTTTTCGGCGAAGGCTGGGTCGTTGATGTTTTTGTCCATTTCGATCACCGGGATGCCGGGCCGCAGGTTGGCTTCGATGGCGTCGTAGCAGGCGGCGTCGGCCTCCGGATCCCAGAAGGCGCCGCCGGGGCTATCGAGTTGCGACACGCCCTTGAGTGGGATCAGGATGGCGACGGGGCCGGTGGCAGCGTTGGCGGCGACGGCAATCATCTCGCCGATGCGCCGATTTTCAGCGGCGTTTGTGCGCATCAAGGTCACGTTCGGGTTCCACTCGTACAAGTTGCGCTGGCGGTAGTGCTCCGGCACCGTCGAGCGCGCCCAGAAGTTGGCCATATCCACACAGCCCGGCGCTAGTACGGTGGGGACGCCGCCGCGGGCCGAGGCCAGCAAGCGATCGGGGCCGGCGCTGAGGACCGCTCCGCAGACTTCGTCGGCCAGTTCGGTGGTGGTGAGATCGAGATTAGCGGTGATGAACCCGGCCTCGATCAGCGATTCCATCGTCCTCCCGCCCATCCCGGTGGCGTGAAAGACCAGCACTTCGTAGCCCTTTGCTTCCAGTAGCTTCTGGGCATGGCTGACGCAGGGCGTCGTGTTGCCGAACATGCTGGCGGTGATCAACGGCTTGTCCTCCCCTTGTAGTAACGACAGATTCGCTTTGCTCACTGCAGGCTTTAGTCGTTCCTCCTGCCCCACCATCCCGGCGATGGCCCCGGCCGCGTTGGCGTAGATCTGCCGGCTGAAGCGATTGATCCCGGCCACGTCCACCACCGACGGCATCATGGTGATGTCTTTCGTGCCCACGTAGGGGGCGATGTCGCCGGCGGCGATGGTGGAGACCATGAGCTTGGGTACGCCCGTGGGCAAGGCCCGCATCCCGGCGGTGGCGATGGCGGTGCCGCCGCTGCCGGCCATGCCCAGGATGCCGCCCAGCCGCCCGGCGGCGTACAGGTCGGCTACCACCTTCGCCAGCCCGTCGGACATGGTGCGCATGGCGAGAGTCTTGTCGGCCTTGTGGCGCAACTCGGCGATGCTGCTGCCGCCGGCGCGGGCCACCTCATCGCTACTCACGTCGGGCACGACCGGCGGGTCGCCGAGGATGCCGAAATCGACCAGGATGGTTTCGCGGCCTTGGGCTTGCAACAATTCACGGACGAACTGGAATTCGGCGCCTTTGGTGTCGAGGGCGCCGACGAGGACGATAGGTTTGGGCATGATCACGCTCCGTGGGTCGCTGGCTTGCTGCTCGGAGAGAAGAGGGGCGCCATCTCAAGCAGGTTCAGGTCGGGCTTCGGCCAGCATCCGGCGATAAAGCACGCGCAGCTCATCGGGCGACTTTACCGTCTTGATCGCCTCGTGCACAGTGCGCAAGATAGCAGAATCATCGATTTGACGGATCTCGGGCATCAGCCGCAAGCCGTCAGCGCCGAATTTGAGTTCGAGGCCAAGTTCGATGCCGGCTATCACGCCCTGCTGGATGCCCTGCTGGATGCCCTGCTGGACGCCCTGCTGGATGCCCTGCTGGATGCCCTGCTCATAACCTTTCTTCATGCCAATTCGTTCAATACTGGTAATGTATTCCATATTCATTGCCTCTTCGTAGTGGCGCACTTCCTGCCAAAGATCATCTTCCAATCCCGCAGGTAGGCGCATGATCCAGTCGATAAAGCGAAACAGATTGAGAATATCGCGTCGATTGTAGCCTTGCTCATAGAGGCGCCTGATCAAAGATAGCTTCCAATCCTTTCGTCCTTCTTGGTCTTGACGCGTCTCCTGCGCTTTCAGGTGCGCCATGACCACGATGGCGAATGGATTGTCATTGGCTTCAAGTAGTTGCCATTGTTGGCGGAAGTCCAACAGTTTCACAGTCGGGAAGCTGAAATCAACTTTGCAGCCCCACAATTCGTAGCCGAAGAAGCCAGGACGCCAGTTCGGGCGCTCATCCCCCAACACGGCCATGCTGGCAACCAGTCGATGATAGCGGTCGAACAATCTGTGGTTGTAGATGTACATGCGTTCGGCAAAGCCAGACTGAC
This region includes:
- the iolD gene encoding 3D-(3,5/4)-trihydroxycyclohexane-1,2-dione acylhydrolase (decyclizing), yielding MTASQTERLTMAQALIKFLKQQYVERDGLESPFFAGCFGIFGHGCVAGVGEALLQSPDFPYFQVRNEQGAVHAAAAYAKVKNRLQTFACLSSIGPGATNMITGAALATINRLPVLLLPGDIFARRNVAPVLQQLESAHSQDISVNDCFKPVSTYWDRLNRPDQLLTALPEAMRVLTSPVETGAVTLALPQDVQTEAFDYPAAFFRRRLWRIPRNRPDQAALGRAAELIRASQRPLIVAGGGVIYADATATLRRFVDATGIPVSETMAGKGSLRWDHPLNLGAIGVTGTLAANRIARDADLVIGIGTRYSDFTTASKTAWQNPDVRFINLNVAEFDAGKHNGLALIGDAQVTLDELAGLLAGHAVADDYRAEARRLHDEWDAEVQRIYDLRLSPLPSQGELIGVTNDLSGPDAILLNAAGSMPGDLHKLWRATHPKNFHLEYGYSCMGYEIAGGLGAKMAAPERDVFVIVGDGAWLMLSSELVTSLQLGVKLIVLLWDNGGFKSIGSLSRSLGLDGFGTRFVKPAAGVLVGDSAAAEPLAIDFALNARSLGAHVIECATGDEYGAALMAAKAADRTTVVVIKNDRLHAVPGYESWWDVAVPEVSTLPSVQAARAQYEEMRAKEQHFL
- a CDS encoding Gfo/Idh/MocA family oxidoreductase, which translates into the protein MSDNTFASRRIGVGVIGVGGMGERHARNLAHAAPSARLVALMDVEPAQLRRVAEACGVSRTFNDGQELIDHPDVEAVLIAAPDRFHAPLSQACLDAGKPVLCEKPLALTAPEARRLVDAEVALGRRLIQVGLMREYDPAHLKVKQTVDSGALGRALAFHALHVNVGSATPRTIADVITNSAVHDLHSARWLMNDEVVRVYTAHAPYRPERPDTARLVLIHLHFRRGGIGHIECNVEAGYGYEVEVKITGETGAVQTAPPQNPLLRQRHLRGQWVEENWLQRFEAAYLEEVRAWIGSLLVGAPTGPSAWDGYMSLLVADACIASAQSGQPVDVDIPPMAAIYRRP
- a CDS encoding TIM barrel protein, which codes for MSHPINVGNAPCSWGVIENVEGERSGFARVLDEMHATGYLGTELGDWGFMPTDPELLRAELAARDLKLLASWVSVKLHDRAGHAASEADAVRTARQLAVVGGVDNLIVLGNDPYMDPIRRLCAGRIRPDQGMSDAQWQAFADGAHRVAQAVKRETGLRTVVHHHIGTWIETPAETARLLEMTDPNLLGLCFDTGHYRYGGGDPLTGLRRHADRIWHVHFKDQDPAVAGRARAEGLDGVTAVGMGLFCELGQGDVDFPAVLAELRALGYAGWIVVEQDVLPGMGSPKASAARNRAYLRSIGL
- a CDS encoding phosphoenolpyruvate hydrolase family protein: MARIKRKRILKRLQAQIEAKRPIVGCGAGTGISAKFAEAGGADLIIIYNSGRYRMAGRGSLAGLLPYGDANGIVMEMAAEVLPVVKDTPVLAGVCGTDPFRQMPVFLRKVKNIGFSGVQNFPTVGLFDGDFRANIEATSMGYDKEVAMIALAHEMNLFTSPYAFTPDEARAMTEAGCDLLVCHVGLTTAGSIGAAKAFTLDEAIDRVMAMAEAGWSLRSDLMVICHGGPFDEPDNVGVALKKMPGIVGFYGASSIERLPTERAIRGQVEAFKKLDVALA
- a CDS encoding Tm-1-like ATP-binding domain-containing protein codes for the protein MPKPIVLVGALDTKGAEFQFVRELLQAQGRETILVDFGILGDPPVVPDVSSDEVARAGGSSIAELRHKADKTLAMRTMSDGLAKVVADLYAAGRLGGILGMAGSGGTAIATAGMRALPTGVPKLMVSTIAAGDIAPYVGTKDITMMPSVVDVAGINRFSRQIYANAAGAIAGMVGQEERLKPAVSKANLSLLQGEDKPLITASMFGNTTPCVSHAQKLLEAKGYEVLVFHATGMGGRTMESLIEAGFITANLDLTTTELADEVCGAVLSAGPDRLLASARGGVPTVLAPGCVDMANFWARSTVPEHYRQRNLYEWNPNVTLMRTNAAENRRIGEMIAVAANAATGPVAILIPLKGVSQLDSPGGAFWDPEADAACYDAIEANLRPGIPVIEMDKNINDPAFAEKAVDLLLSMF